The proteins below come from a single Hemibagrus wyckioides isolate EC202008001 linkage group LG22, SWU_Hwy_1.0, whole genome shotgun sequence genomic window:
- the fgf5 gene encoding fibroblast growth factor 5 — protein MNVALLLALIAQLIGTAAVWLEDHLVDSGRRTGTLYCRVGIGFHLQIHPNGRVNGSHEPSHFSLLELFSLSQGVIGIRGVFSNRFLAMNKRGWLHATERFTDDCKFRERFQENGYNTYASVIHKNHRTGREWFVALNKRGKAKMGSSPRVKPQHVSTHFLPRINLQTKLEQSFTIKDTEQKRTQALPKPQTPKVTMNTGQKQTRTIKYWPKFRFG, from the exons ATGAATGTTGCTCTCTTGCTCGCGCTTATAGCTCAGCTGATTGGCACCGCGGCTGTTTGGTTGGAGGATCACCTGGTGGACTCGGGTCGCCGCACTGGCACTCTGTACTGCAGGGTGGGCATCGGCTTCCACCTCCAGATCCATCCCAACGGCAGAGTAAACGGGAGTCACGAGCCCAGTCATTTCA GTCTACTGGAGCTGTTTTCCCTATCACAAGGAGTTATAGGAATCCGAGGAGTTTTCAGCAACCGGTTTCTAGCCATGAATAAGAGAGGATGGCTTCATGCTACT GAGAGGTTCACTGATGACTGCAAGTTCAGAGAACGGTTTCAAGAGAACGGCTACAACACATACGCCTCAGTGATACACAAGAATCACCGGACTGGAAGAGAGTGGTTTGTGGCACTCAATAAAAGAGGGAAGGCAAAAATGGGCTCCAGTCCCAGAGTGAAACCTCAACATGTGTCTACACACTTTCTACCCAGGATAAACCTGCAAACAAAACTGGAACAAAGCTTTACAATAAAGGACACAGAGCAGAAAAGGACTCAGGCTCTGCCAAAACCTCAGACCCCTAAAGTTACCATGAACACCGGGCAGAAACAAACTCGAACTATCAAGTACTGGCCAAAATTTAGGTTTGGATAG
- the prdm8b gene encoding PR domain zinc finger protein 8b — MMEESSSQKLAWDGDAKAMQQCLTDIFTSVYTTCDIPENAIFGPCVLSHTSLYDSIAFIALKSTDKRTAPYIFRVDTSAAGSSAEGLMWLRLVQSARDRDEQNLEAYVKNGQLFYRSLRRIEKDEELLVWYGKDLIELLLLGSSRNHVKSKGSPPYLCPDCSQRFQFEFPLLAHLRFRCTKRLQMMAGGEDDVKDTREQASMPTSSSSPKLGRSEGFSSPQDGKPSTDFHNLARDLENNRTSPATDKEAEILSESSGKRKFSDLEDHSRAMGSTPKSKEELANSAQQYRGAYGLDDNRRPFSPSEIQETKRSAFTEVKKSLQGLKHGAKNGGFNSENKTEAVRPGSEKHPSIRQVLSETQPPQSRIESSVVASAFTSVSQDSGGSERKSAFSQPSRSFSQLSPLIMTPKLMPGVDCHPPVGDTVTSSRLYQADHLGAKLQGSELGTNCPVPGGMSKQNPFLYATTFWPKSSSSIQLQMPSALTLLPPSFTSLCLPAQNWCAKCNASFRMTSDLVYHMRSHHKKEYAMEPLVKRRREEKLKCPICNESFRERHHLSRHMTSHN; from the exons ATGATGGAGGAGTCCAGCTCGCAGAAGTTGGCGTGGGACGGAGACGCTAAGGCCATGCAGCAGTGTTTAACCGACATTTTCACGAGTGTCTACACCACATGCGACATCCCCGAAAACGCGATTTTCGGGCCGTGTGTGCTCAGTCACACTTCACTGTACGACAGCATCGCCTTCATAGCACTAAAATCCACAGACAAGAGGACGGCGCCTTACATCTTCAGG GTGGACACCTCAGCTGCAGGAAGTTCTGCAGAAGGTCTGATGTGGTTGAGGTTGGTCCAATCTGCAAGAGACAGAGACGAGCAGAACCTGGAGGCCTACGTGAAGAACGGCCAGCTCTTCTATAGGTCACTGAGAAGAATTGAGAAGGATGAAGAACTCTTGGTGTGGTATGGGAAGGACCTGatcgagctactgttactcggCTCTAGCAGAAACCATGTCAAAAGCAAAG GTTCGCCACCTTATCTGTGTCCAGACTGCAGTCAGCGCTTCCAGTTCGAGTTCCCTCTCCTGGCTCACCTGAGATTCCGATGCACCAAGAGACTGCAAATGATGGCCGGTGGCGAGGACGATGTTAAGGACACTAGAGAACAAGCCAGCATGCCCACTTCCAGTTCAAGCCCTAAATTGGGCCGATCTGAAGGTTTCTCCAGCCCCCAGGATGGAAAGCCATCAACAGATTTCCACAACCTTGCCAGGGACTTAGAGAACAACAGGACAAGTCCTGCCACTGACAAAGAGGCAGAGATACTGAGTGAGAGCTCAGGGAAGCGCAAATTTTCTGATCTAGAGGACCACAGCCGGGCCATGGGCTCAACCCCAAAGTCCAAGGAAGAGCTGGCTAATTCAGCCCAGCAGTACCGTGGAGCCTATGGCCTGGACGATAACAGGCGACCATTCTCACCCTCCGAAATCCAAGAAACAAAACGCAGTGCTTTTACCGAAGTTAAAAAGTCACTACAGGGCTTAAAGCATGGTGCCAAAAATGGTGGTTTCAACTCAGAGAATAAGACAGAGGCAGTGAGGCCTGGCAGCGAGAAGCATCCTAGCATTAGGCAAGTGCTGAGTGAGACACAGCCGCCTCAGTCACGGATCGAGAGCTCAGTTGTAGCGAGCGCTTTCACTTCAGTATCCCAGGATTCCGGAGGCTCGGAGCGCAAGAGTGCCTTCAGCCAGCCATCACGTTCTTTCTCACAGCTTTCACCACTTATCATGACGCCCAAGCTGATGCCTGGCGTAGACTGCCACCCTCCTGTAGGTGACACCGTCACTTCTAGTAGACTTTATCAGGCTGATCACCTGGGAGCCAAGCTGCAAGGTTCTGAACTGGGCACCAATTGTCCTGTACCAGGTGGCATGTCAAAGCAGAACCCATTCCTCTACGCAACAACATTTTGGCCTAAATCGTCAAGCTCCATTCAGCTGCAGATGCCATCGGCCCTTACGCTCCTGCCCCCGTCCTTCACCTCTCTCTGCCTGCCAGCACAGAACTGGTGTGCGAAGTGCAATGCCTCTTTCCGCATGACCTCTGACCTGGTGTACCACATGCGTTCGCACCACAAAAAGGAATATGCCATGGAACCATTGGTCAAGAGGCGGCGCGAAGAGAAGCTCAAGTGCCCCATCTGCAATGAATCGTTCAGAGAAAGGCATCACCTGTCACGTCATATGACCTCTCATAACTGA